ATTATTTTTTTAACATCGACTTCTATACCGACTATGTGGTTCCAGTCCACTCTCCTAACGATGACAACCCCATTCTTCTTCGCGCTATCCTTAAGGCCGCGTCCCATCGCGAGAGCACTCATCAGGGTCAACCCCTTCTGATATTCGTATCCTCCCGGATTTCCAACTTGCCCCATCACATATACCATCTGAGGTTCGAATTCACGTATAATCACTGTTATTTCAGGCACACGAAGTATTTCCGAGAATTTGTTTGTCAAGAGGCTGTCGACCTGAGAAGCGGTTTTTCCGGCGACTGCGACCTCGCCGACGTAAGGGTATGAGATTCTTCCGTCAGGCCTGACTTTCAAAGCCTCTCTGGAATATTGTTGATTGTACAGGAACAGCACGTCTATTACGTCACCATAACCGATATAATACTCAT
Above is a genomic segment from Candidatus Latescibacterota bacterium containing:
- a CDS encoding polysaccharide export protein, coding for MRCTTYISVAVLCGLLVLYTGCGGGNRMVVIKDGEVEKKPFDADSVQSVPWMDEYYIGYGDVIDVLFLYNQQYSREALKVRPDGRISYPYVGEVAVAGKTASQVDSLLTNKFSEILRVPEITVIIREFEPQMVYVMGQVGNPGGYEYQKGLTLMSALAMGRGLKDSAKKNGVVIVRRVDWNHIVGIEVDVKKIINDNRYDLDVSMMPFDIVMVPKSKLASTEDFVSSFSSILLRPMDLYLKGWNVANIQTVYEFYRATGQAAR